Genomic DNA from Myxococcales bacterium:
CGCCGGTTGAAGTCGTTCACGAAGGAATCGGCCAGCCAGGGATTGGCGTCCTCGATGGTGGTTTTCCCGGCCAGCGCCAGTTCGGCGATCAGTCGATCCTGCAAGGTGGCGAAGAGCCGTTCGACCCTTCCCTTGGCCTGTGGCGACAAGGCGCGGATCGGCTCGATGCCGAGGTCGCGCAGAACCAGGCCCACTTGGGTGGGGTCTTGTTGGCCGCGCAGTTGCTCATCCAGGGTCCAATGGTCGTCGTTCCGGAAGAGCGCGCCGGAGTAAAACCTGCTGAAACCGCCGCAATACGTTGCCGCGTTCTTCCAGGCTCTTGGCGGCCCAGTCTTTCTGAGCCGCACGCGCCCGCGCGACCGCTTCCTTGGCGTCATCGGCCGTGAACAGACTCACCTCGCCGATCGGCTCGCCGGTCGACGGATTGTCGCTCGTCAACAAGCCGCCCGATCCCGTGTATTTCTGGTAGAACTTCAACATAAACCAGTGTTCCTTTATATATGCTAATATGAGCATATATAAATTATGAAGAATTTCAA
This window encodes:
- a CDS encoding transposase family protein, yielding MGLVLRDLGIEPIRALSPQAKGRVERLFATLQDRLIAELALAGKTTIEDANPWLADSFVNDFNRR
- a CDS encoding aldehyde dehydrogenase → MLKFYQKYTGSGGLLTSDNPSTGEPIGEVSLFTADDAKEAVARARAAQKDWAAKSLEERGNVLRRFQQVLLRRALPERRPLDPG